Within the Flavobacterium sp. CG_23.5 genome, the region TTCCTTCTCGATTACAAAACTACTAAGAATGAAATTCATTTATCAACATTTAACAGTCCATAATTATTAAACAAAGCCTGCTATTTCTTATTTCAAAATAAAAATAGTTCGGATAGAAAATAGTTCGGAAAACAGTAAAACCCTAATCTCAAATAAGTATATCGAAAAAAATTTCCCTGATTTTTTGCTCATTAATTATAACTATTTTAGCACCATGCAAAATCGGTATTTATAGTAAACAGTAATCCGGAAACTATTATTACTTTGGATGAGGCCTTTAATCTCAAATTAACAGTGTGTTTTTTTGGCTGTCCGAGCAGGCTATACTCTACAAGTCCGCAGGAAGTTGCTCATAAAACATAGCCCCAAAAACGAGCTTCCTCCGGTCGCTGTTTTAAGGCTTGTTTTTTATGCCCACTTCCTTTACGTGCTTTCCGTTACTATCCTTGACAGGAAAATTCGATTCCAAAAGTGCAAATTCTTAAATTATCATAAATAGTATTGCAAGAAAAAAGGGTAACTTTATAATATGAAAAAGCATTTCAATATTATAATTGCCGGAGCTGGCGGCATCGCCGAAGCAGTTGCTATGATATTACTAGAATGGAGTGAAGTCACGCCCAGCCTTTTCATTGGAGACAGAACCCATTCAAAAGCAAATAAAGTTGTGAATTGGATTAAAATGGGAACGACGAAATCCTGCTCAGTTACTGATTTTCACCTAGCAGAAGAAGGCCTGACTGATGAAATGGCTGCAATTTTGCGTCAAGGGGATATCATTCTGGACTGTCTTCCCGGAAGTCAAGCACCAAGAATCGCTCAATTTGCTAAAGATTTCCATCTCCATTACGCTAATCTTACGGAATATGTTGCCGAAACTTCAACAATAATGGCGTTAGCAAAGGATGTAAAAACAGGTTTTATTCTTCAAACCGGTCTTGCTCCCGGTTATATTGATATACTGGCAAACGGACTTTTTCAACAGTTTTGCATAGACTATAAAGTGGATACGGTAGACAAGCTCGAATTAAAAGTTGGCGCTCTCACGAAACATGCTGTAGCCCCGCATTATTATGGTTTTACTTGGAGTCCAGTAGGTGTTGCCACGGAATATATTAAAGACACTATTGCGCTTAGAAACTTTACAAAAACAAGTCTTCCATCGCTATCAGAAAGAGCTATCATAATAATTGACGGCATTGCTTATGAAGAGGCTCTTACTTCGGGTGGAGCAGCCGATTTGCCTGAGGCACTCCTAGGAAAAGTGCATTCGCTTGACTACAAAACTTTGCGACATTCAGGTCATTACGCTTGGGTACAAGAGCAACTTTCTAATTTGGATAATTCAGAGGATGCGATAACTAAATTGCAACAAAAAATGGAACTTGCCGTCCCTCATATAGAAGATGACCAGATTATTTTGTACGCTGCGGTAGAAGGAAAAGACGCCGAAGGAATTTTACGCAGACGAGAAATTGCTAAATGCATACTCTCGCAAAAAGTGGGTAAACACCAATTGCGAGCCATACAAACAACAACAGCAGCTCCATTAGCCCAAGCGGCTCAATTATTACTGGAAAACGATATCATTGGAGTGATTTTACAAAGCCAAATTGAGCCTGCCAAGTTCTTAAACGGAAATTATATGGTACGAGTTTATGGAAAGAGGTGAACTTTCCAGCTGCGATCGAAAATTATTTCTAGCATCAAAAGAAAACATAGCCCTAAAAAATAATTAAAAAAAAAGCGATTTGTTTTGTACTTTTGAAAATTAAAAATATTGTAAATTCATAAATAATTAAGCATCAATAATAAATGAATTCCTATTACCTACATAACGGCGTTGAAAGTAGTGGTCCTTTTGATTTAAACGAACTGAAAGCCAAATCAATTAAAAAGACGACACCTGTTTGGTGTGAAGGCATGGAGAATTGGAAAAATGCTGGAGAAGTCATGGAATTACAATCTATTTTAAGAGTAGTTCCTCCGCCTATAAAATCTTTTCAACCAGCACCTGAATTAGAAGAAACTGACGATAATCCTAAAATTTTAGGGGTGGATAAGATGCTTTTTTTTATCCTTTGTGGGCTTTTAGTGTTAATTATTGGAACTGTTAGCTTTAAAATTTTTGATGAAAACAGAAGTTCCGATTTAGAACAGAAAAATAGTATAACTGAAAAAAATAATCAACAATTTCAACTGCAAGAAAAAAAAATTGAGGAGCAAAAAAATCTCATAGCAGAACAAGAGCGCATAGAATTCGATAGGCTTACAAAAGAAAGAAAAGAAAATCTGAGCAACAGATTATTGGAAATAAAAAGAAAACTGGCTATTGATTTCAGTAATTTGGCTCAAGCAAAAAATAAAATGAGTGAGGCAAATGACTTTCAGTTCTTAAGAACTACTGATGAAAGGGATGAAGATATAAATTCCGTTCAAACTGAAATTGAAAATTTAAAAATTGATATAGGAAATCTAAAAACAGAAATGGATCAGATATATTTAGAACTGGAAAAAATAAAGTAAGATAAATTTGATATTTGCTTTTCACTTCATTCTTTAATTTTACCATTTTTACAATTAAGCTAGTGAAATTTAGTCAATAAAATAGGTCATTAATCACACTTCAACCATCCCGTAATGCTCATTCTAGTGTTTTGAGTTACCAAAACTTCATGAACTAATTCGTCACTTTTGAAAAATATCGTTTTGCCTTGAGTTGGTGAAATTTTCTGGTTATTGTTTTCCTGATGAATTAACAACTCACCTCCGTCACTTTCTTGCCAATTGCTATTCAAATAACTAATCATCGAGTATTTTCGGCTCGGATTATTTTTGAACTGGTCTAAATGTTTTAGATAAAAATCACCTTTTTCGTATAAAGAGTAATGAAACTCATAGCCTGTAATTCCAGTATAACAACTTAGATTTAAATAGTCAATAAAGTCTTCTATTTGAGCAAAGAACTCGTTCTCGAAGGCATTATTATGCTTTTTATCCAACCAATATATAGAATCACTTCTCACCGCACTATCATAAGAAACAGCTTCTGAATTGCCGGTTCCAGCATCTACTAACAAACTTTGTTGTTTTAGATCAAGTAAATTTTGCTTTAAGCTATTGGCCAAAGCATCACTCAAAAAATGTTCAGATATACCAACTTTATTTTCAATATAAGAGGCAATTAAATCCTCAAAATTATTTTCCATTTTATTTTTTGACGACTGCAAATACGGTCAACGGGACAAGGTAAACTAAATAAAACCGGTAATACCTCATTATGAAATAAATAAAATTATTTCTTTAGCTTTTCAATACAATTGCTAAAAATGAAAAAGGGTTTAGAAATGAATCCAAACCCTTTTTATTATTTTATAATTTACTGATATAACTTCCATAAATATCTTTGAACTGATACCCTTCGGAAAAACGGTCTTTACTCAGTTTTTTATATTCTACCAATCCCCATAATATAAATTCTTTCATGAAGAATTTATCTTCTTTTTCGAGTTGTGGTTGGTATTTCTTGATTAATATTTCGAGAGGCACAATACTTCCCAAGATTCTTTCATAATCTTCATCGGAACAATCATCTAATAACTCGAAACCACTTTCGGCAAAAAACCAATCAATAATATCTGAATAAGCTGTTTTATCGCCTTGTTTTTCCAGTTTTTCAATCTTTGGAAAATAAGCCGGAAAGAAAGTGTGAATCGCATCACCTAATAAATGTTGAGCTACAACAGCGGCTCCCTCCTGCTCTCCTTCGTAAACTAATTCGACTTTTCCAGTAATCGCAGGAATAATTCCCATGAAATCAGACAGACGCAATGTAGTTTTATCTTGGCCAGATCGTAAAGCACGACGTTCCGCAGTACTTAATAAATTCTCTAAAGCCGTAATACTCAATCTGGCACTTACACCACTTTTATTGTCAATATACTCACTCTCACGAGCTTCAAAACTTATTTGTTCCAATAAATCTCTTGCCAAGGAAGGAACATAAACCATATCGCTTTGTGCGCTGTCTAATTTGGCTTCCTGTTCTGTAATTGTTCTGGCAATTTTTATCGTATCGGGATAATGCGTTAAGATCTGGGAACCAATTCTGTCTTTCAATGGCGTTACAATACTACCGCGATTGGTATAATCCTCTGGATTGGCAGTGAAAACAAATTGCATATCCAGTGGCATTCTCAACTTGAAACCACGAATTTGTATATCTCCTTCCTGCAAAATATTGAATAAAGCCACTTGAATTCTCGCTTGTAAATCAGGCAATTCGTTGATGACAAAAATACAACGATTCGCTCGTGGAATCATCCCAAAATGGATCACCCGATCATCAGCATAAGAAAGTTTCAAATTTGCTGCTTTAATAGGGTCAACATCACCTATTAAATCCGCAACGGTAACATCTGGCGTGGCTAATTTTTCAAAAAAACGATCGCTTCTGTGCAACCATGAAATGGGAGTTTCATCTCCTTTTTCGGCAATTATGTCTTTGGCAAAACGCGAAATCGGTTTTAATGGATCGTCATTAATTTCTGAACCAGTCACAAACGGAATATATTCGTCCAACAATTCGATCATTTTGCGAGCCAATCTCGTTTTGGCTTGACCACGAAGACCCAATAAATTAATGTTATGACGAGATAAAATCGCTCGCTCCAATTCGGGAATAACAGTATTCTCAAATCCGTGAACGCCTTCAAACGTTGGCTTTCCTGATTTGATTTTTTCTCTTAGATTCGAGCGCAATTCATCTTTAATACTTTTAGTTTCGTATCCTGATTTTTTTAATTCTCCTAATGTTTTTATATTTTCTATTTTCATTTTTTTTATTGCTATTGTCATTGTAATTGACCTTTATTTAATTCTCTTCTTCCTATTCGTTTCATAATCTTCAAAAATCATTTCACCTAAACCTTTCAATCCGGTATAAAATGCTTTCCCTTGATTGGCCTCCGTAAACTTATTCACAAACTGTTGCAAATAAGGATCATTGGCAATCATAAAAGTAGTTATTGGAATGTGCAATTTACGGGCTTGCTGCGCCTGACTGTAGCATTTATCTACAATGTATTCGTCCAGACCGTTGCTGTTCATATAATAAGTACCATCTTTTTCACGAACACAACTTGGTTTCCCATCCGTAATCATGAAAATTTGTTTGTTGGTGTTGCGTTTTCGGCGAAGTAAATCCATAGCTAACTGCAAACCGGCAACCGTATTGGTATGAAAAGGTCCTACTTTTAGATAAGGTAAATCTTTGATTGCAATTGTCCAAGCATCATTTCCAAAAACTAATATATCTAAAGTATCTTTTGGATAACGTGTCGTAATTAGCTCTGCTAGAGCCATTGCTACTTTTTTGGCTGGGGTAATTCGATCTTCACCATACAAAATCATACTGTGGCTAATATCAATCATCAAAACGGTACTCATTTGCGATTTGAATTGGGTTTCTTCGACAACCAAATCATTTTCGGTCAACATAAAACTGTCAACTCCATTGTTGATTTGGGCATTTCGTAAACTTTCAGTCAATGAAATCCGTTCCAGTCCATCTCCAAAATGAAATTCTCGAAATTCACCGGTATGTTCATCACCATTTCCAGCGTGTTTGGTCTTGTGATTCCCGCTTCCGCTGCGCTTTAAATTTCCAAAAATATTATCTAATGCCTGCTGCCGAATGGCCCGCTCGGTTTTTGAAGTAATTCCAATTCCTGAACTTCCGTCTTCCTTAAGTTCATCACGGATGTATCCCTTTTTCTTTAAATCTTCGATAAAATCATCAATTGTATAATGTTCATCGGTCAATTTATATTCTTTGTCTAATTCCCGCAACCAATCGATTGCTTCATCAAAATCCCCCGAAGTATGTGTGATTAATTCCTTGAAAATTCCAAAGAGTTTTTCAAATGGAGACTGATCTGGCGCTGCATATTGCTTGAAATAAAAACCTTTTTTATTGTCATTTTTCATAGTTGTTAAAATTACATCATTTTAAAATGTACTTCAATCAAACATCTATTAATTTTTAGTTAAAACAGTAAACTCAGGATATATATTTTCAAAATAATTTGGGCGTGCCCCCGCTTCCACTTGCGTTGCAGCGCGGTCGTGCTGTACGTTCTCAATCTTTTTTGGCTGAAAAACGCCAAAAAAAGGATTTCCACTGCCATCACTCACGCAAAAACGTAGAAATAACTACGCATCATAATCCAAAAAACAAACTACGCATAAAAAACCGATTAATGATTTGTAAGAAAATTTTAATATATTTGAAAGTAAAACAGACTTTCGCCAATCTACTCATGTTAGGATGAATATAAGAAGTTTGATACGTCTACACACAATTTAAATGCTATTTTCAGAAAATTCATCAAAAAACAAATTATGAATCAATATTCATTCGAGAATAATCAATTGAAATTTAAAGTTTCAAAAACACCATTCTTAGTTCGTTTAGTTCTATTTATAATTACATTTCTATGTTTTGCATTCCCATTATTTGGAATAATATTTAACATAGTTGAAGGAAACGGAATAAAGTTTGGTGGAATTTTAGCATTCGGAATATTTTATTTGTTAGGATTTTATTTATTGCGTATTAGTTTATGGAATAGTTATGGAGAAGAGACAATTCAAATTAATGAGAATAAAATAATTTACATTGCGGATTACCGTTGGTTTAAAGATGGGAAAAAAACTATTGAGAAAAATGGAGTTACTTATTCAATAAAACCTGTTGGATATGAAGAAGAGAATAATGGTATTCTTGTAATCTCAAATGGAAAATCAGAAATTGAATCGGCAGTAAAAATACCAAAAAAAAATCTTGAAAAATTGATAAGTATAATACAAAACGAAATATAATATCTTCGCTTGTGCCCGCAAATACACTGAAATAAAGAGGTAAAGTGCTAATTTTTTTTTTTTAAAAATTTGGCACATGACATAATAGTTATACCAAAACGCTGTTTAGATAATTTATATGAAATAGATTATACGCGCAAGCGTAACATTTGCGCTAGCGGAACAAAGTAAAACGAACTATTATTTCTTTCACTGAATTAAAAATCAAAAGAATTTTCCATCCACATAAAACCAACTCCCATTTTCGAGTTTGAAAGTGGAAAGTTCGTGATGAATTTGGTTTTGTAGTTTGCTGTCCAAAAAGTATGCTTTGAACTCTACTGTATTTTCTGTGGCAGTAATAATTTCCAGTTTTTGCCATTTATTACTTGCGGCCCATTGAAGAATATCAGATTTGGAATAGTGTTTCCTTTCAGAAATATGGGTAGTTTCCATTAAATATGCCGCTTGAAGTGTGGCGTAAGCTGAGTAACGGGATTGCATTAAGGCTAAAGCAGTTGGAACGTTATGAGTTCCGTAAATATACGGTTCACAACATTCTTTAAACGTATTTAAAGAACCACAAAAGCATCTTGTTAATGTCATTTTATATTCTACTATTTAGATTAAAGTTGTCCATCTAGTGCAACGATCCTTTTGTGCAATTTATTCAACAATACTTGATAATGACTGATTTCTTTAAGATCTTCATCATCGTCAGAAAAATCTAGTAATTCGTCTAATTCATCACTCACTTCAACTAATTTATTGTTAGCTTCTATTCGGTTTTTGTTAGCGATTAAATCAATGATTTCCTGAACGTTATTTTTAATTGCATCGAATTTATCTTTTTCCATATTTCAGTTATTTAACTATTGTCAGCAGAATTACTATCGTTGAATTTTTTTACTATGTGCTTTAATTTTTCTTTGCGATCTCTCTCAGCTTGCTTTGCTTTGTCTTGCGCTTTATGCAGTTTATCGTTGTGTTTCTTAATATTTCCTTCGTTATTTCTGCTCATATTCATTCTATTTTATTCTTATGAAATAATTAATTCATAAGATTCGTTTTTATTTTAATCGTATCGCCTTCTATTTTGAATCCAAACAGGATTGCAAAGTTCGGGTTTATTATTGAATTTCAGATTATTTTATTTTTCTATACTATTAGTTTGGTTATCGATATTGAATATTCCTTGTCTTTTATTTTAATAATTGTATCTGCGTTATTTATAATTTAAAAATAAATCAAATCGCTTCATTGAAAATTTAACTTTTAAATTTTATCTTAAAAAGTATTTATGTAACATCTTCACGTAAATAATATAGTTTCTCAACATTAATCTTTTGCTTTTTTAACTTTTATATATATATTTATAAGTTTTAAAGAAAACAGCTTCTAAGGGAGTTTCAAATTTTATAAATGAAGTCAGCAATTAAACGGTCAAAATTTATCACTTGGTTTTTAAATAAGCCCAAAACTACAGGTCTAATAATATTTATTTTTATGAGCTGTATTGTTGGTTATATCGTTTATCAACAATACCGAATTATAAAAGAAGATGAGCGTAGGGAGATGGATAACACCTTACAAATTGTTTATCAAAATATCGAACAATCCCTCAAAAACTGTTATACCACTACCTTGACTTTGGCGCTAACCATTAATAATAAGGGTATCCCTGAAAACTTTGACAACATTGGTAAAAAACTATTGGAATCAAACCATAGCATCAGCGCAGTTCAATTAGTTCCTAATGGAGTGATCAAGTACACCTATCCCAAAAAGGAAAATGAATCCGCATTAAATTTAAATATTTTAACTACACCTTATCTTAGGGACGAAGCTTTAAAATCAATTAAAACGCAAAAAATGTATTTTGCAGGCCCCCTAAAATTAAAACAAGGTGGGGTTGGAATTGTTGGTCGGTTTCCCGTATTTCAGAATAATAAATTTTGGGGATTTTCTGCCGTAATTATGAAATTTAAAGACTTATTGGAATTTTCAGGTAGTAATAATATTAATAATTCAAAATATTATTTTCAGTTATCAAAGAAAAATCCGGTGACACAAAAGGAAATTTATTACTTACCAAATAAAAGCGATTTTTCTAAAAAATATAATATTTCGGTATCGATTCCTGATGGCAACTGGAAATTATACCTAATATCTAAACATCAGAATTATTTGTATTCTCAAATTTTAATTCCTGGAATTATAGGTCTGATTGTAGCCGCACTTTTTGGATTTTTGATTTACACTTTATTAAAAATCCGCGAAGAACTGCAGTCTTTGGTAACTATTCAAGCAACAAAACTTCTTAATTCTGAAATAAAATTTGAGGCAATTTTTGATCAGGCAGCAGTAGGAATAGCTCATATAGATTCATTTACAGGCAATTTTATTGAGATAAATAATCAATATTGTAAATTATTAGGATACTCAGAGCAAGAAATGAAAGAGCGGAATTTTCAATCCGTAACCCACCCTGAAGATTTAGAAGAAGATTTAATGAATTTTGAAAAACTCCGGGATGGAAAAATCGCAGCGTATTCTATGGAAAAACGGTATTGCACAAAAGCGGGTGCCGTTGTTTGG harbors:
- a CDS encoding YchJ family protein, with the translated sequence MTLTRCFCGSLNTFKECCEPYIYGTHNVPTALALMQSRYSAYATLQAAYLMETTHISERKHYSKSDILQWAASNKWQKLEIITATENTVEFKAYFLDSKLQNQIHHELSTFKLENGSWFYVDGKFF
- a CDS encoding DUF4339 domain-containing protein; protein product: MNSYYLHNGVESSGPFDLNELKAKSIKKTTPVWCEGMENWKNAGEVMELQSILRVVPPPIKSFQPAPELEETDDNPKILGVDKMLFFILCGLLVLIIGTVSFKIFDENRSSDLEQKNSITEKNNQQFQLQEKKIEEQKNLIAEQERIEFDRLTKERKENLSNRLLEIKRKLAIDFSNLAQAKNKMSEANDFQFLRTTDERDEDINSVQTEIENLKIDIGNLKTEMDQIYLELEKIK
- a CDS encoding saccharopine dehydrogenase family protein — encoded protein: MKKHFNIIIAGAGGIAEAVAMILLEWSEVTPSLFIGDRTHSKANKVVNWIKMGTTKSCSVTDFHLAEEGLTDEMAAILRQGDIILDCLPGSQAPRIAQFAKDFHLHYANLTEYVAETSTIMALAKDVKTGFILQTGLAPGYIDILANGLFQQFCIDYKVDTVDKLELKVGALTKHAVAPHYYGFTWSPVGVATEYIKDTIALRNFTKTSLPSLSERAIIIIDGIAYEEALTSGGAADLPEALLGKVHSLDYKTLRHSGHYAWVQEQLSNLDNSEDAITKLQQKMELAVPHIEDDQIILYAAVEGKDAEGILRRREIAKCILSQKVGKHQLRAIQTTTAAPLAQAAQLLLENDIIGVILQSQIEPAKFLNGNYMVRVYGKR
- a CDS encoding vWA domain-containing protein — translated: MKNDNKKGFYFKQYAAPDQSPFEKLFGIFKELITHTSGDFDEAIDWLRELDKEYKLTDEHYTIDDFIEDLKKKGYIRDELKEDGSSGIGITSKTERAIRQQALDNIFGNLKRSGSGNHKTKHAGNGDEHTGEFREFHFGDGLERISLTESLRNAQINNGVDSFMLTENDLVVEETQFKSQMSTVLMIDISHSMILYGEDRITPAKKVAMALAELITTRYPKDTLDILVFGNDAWTIAIKDLPYLKVGPFHTNTVAGLQLAMDLLRRKRNTNKQIFMITDGKPSCVREKDGTYYMNSNGLDEYIVDKCYSQAQQARKLHIPITTFMIANDPYLQQFVNKFTEANQGKAFYTGLKGLGEMIFEDYETNRKKRIK
- a CDS encoding AAA family ATPase, encoding MKIENIKTLGELKKSGYETKSIKDELRSNLREKIKSGKPTFEGVHGFENTVIPELERAILSRHNINLLGLRGQAKTRLARKMIELLDEYIPFVTGSEINDDPLKPISRFAKDIIAEKGDETPISWLHRSDRFFEKLATPDVTVADLIGDVDPIKAANLKLSYADDRVIHFGMIPRANRCIFVINELPDLQARIQVALFNILQEGDIQIRGFKLRMPLDMQFVFTANPEDYTNRGSIVTPLKDRIGSQILTHYPDTIKIARTITEQEAKLDSAQSDMVYVPSLARDLLEQISFEARESEYIDNKSGVSARLSITALENLLSTAERRALRSGQDKTTLRLSDFMGIIPAITGKVELVYEGEQEGAAVVAQHLLGDAIHTFFPAYFPKIEKLEKQGDKTAYSDIIDWFFAESGFELLDDCSDEDYERILGSIVPLEILIKKYQPQLEKEDKFFMKEFILWGLVEYKKLSKDRFSEGYQFKDIYGSYISKL
- a CDS encoding 2OG-Fe(II) oxygenase, which encodes MENNFEDLIASYIENKVGISEHFLSDALANSLKQNLLDLKQQSLLVDAGTGNSEAVSYDSAVRSDSIYWLDKKHNNAFENEFFAQIEDFIDYLNLSCYTGITGYEFHYSLYEKGDFYLKHLDQFKNNPSRKYSMISYLNSNWQESDGGELLIHQENNNQKISPTQGKTIFFKSDELVHEVLVTQNTRMSITGWLKCD